One Natrinema marinum genomic window carries:
- a CDS encoding ArsR/SmtB family transcription factor: protein MDSAALLDLLGNENRRRILRLLARKPCYVTEISEYLGVSPKAVIEHLRKLEEAGLIESRVDDQRRKYFHIARNVRLEVNVSPYGFASKSAYPANSSFDITTCRHLTLDISWDDTDDLDELLAALEDLEQLENELSLAQRWVQGRLCDVLDQISESVGADPESRIYADLLASVRSEPKSVGELSDDVEAPREVVADLLEVMADNGVVRRTERGWELTTNG from the coding sequence ATGGACTCCGCCGCGTTGTTGGATCTACTTGGCAACGAAAACAGGAGGCGAATCCTTCGGCTGCTCGCTCGCAAACCCTGTTATGTCACCGAAATTTCCGAATACCTCGGCGTGAGTCCCAAGGCGGTCATCGAACACCTGCGGAAACTCGAGGAGGCGGGCCTGATCGAGAGCCGAGTCGACGATCAGCGCCGGAAGTACTTTCATATCGCCCGGAACGTTCGCCTCGAGGTCAACGTCTCGCCCTATGGCTTCGCGAGCAAGAGCGCGTATCCGGCCAACAGCAGTTTCGATATCACGACCTGTCGCCACCTGACGCTCGACATCTCCTGGGACGATACTGACGATTTAGACGAATTACTCGCCGCTCTGGAGGACTTAGAACAGCTCGAGAACGAACTCTCCTTGGCCCAGCGGTGGGTTCAGGGGCGGCTCTGTGACGTGCTCGACCAGATCTCCGAAAGCGTCGGTGCCGACCCCGAGAGCCGGATCTACGCCGATCTCCTCGCGAGCGTCCGGTCGGAGCCGAAATCGGTCGGCGAACTCAGTGACGATGTCGAGGCCCCGCGGGAGGTCGTCGCCGACCTGCTCGAGGTGATGGCCGACAACGGCGTCGTGCGCCGGACCGAGCGCGGCTGGGAG
- a CDS encoding DUF1611 domain-containing protein — protein sequence MRVAILAHEKFPDRAKTALGVLRYADHDVVAVLDRDTAGRRVSAFVSDVQDAPIVAETSDLEAEADEIDALLIGIAPIGGGFDESWRDDVRTALEYGWDVISGLHYFLADDEEFARLAAERGCELRDVRNPPDDLTVADGVADAVDAEVILTVGTDCSVGKMTTTMELARAARAAGHDAAVIPTGQTGILIEGWGTPIDRVVSDFAAGAVEEMILEKGDDHDYLFVEGQGSIVHPAYSPVTLGILHGSMADELVLCHEAGRDLLHGYESFALPSIPTYVDLYESVAAPVAEAEVVAGALNTAGLERDAAARDAVDDYADALGAPATDVLRFGTDDLLAALL from the coding sequence ATGCGCGTTGCGATCCTCGCCCACGAGAAGTTTCCCGACCGGGCCAAGACCGCCCTGGGGGTCCTCCGGTACGCCGACCACGACGTGGTCGCCGTCCTCGACAGGGACACCGCCGGCCGCCGGGTCTCCGCGTTCGTCTCCGACGTTCAGGACGCACCGATCGTCGCCGAAACGAGCGATCTCGAGGCCGAGGCCGACGAGATCGACGCTCTGCTGATCGGCATCGCCCCGATCGGCGGCGGTTTCGACGAGAGCTGGCGCGACGACGTGCGAACGGCCCTCGAGTACGGCTGGGACGTGATCTCTGGGCTCCACTACTTCCTGGCGGACGACGAGGAGTTCGCCCGGCTGGCGGCCGAACGCGGCTGCGAGCTGCGGGACGTACGGAACCCGCCGGACGATCTCACCGTCGCCGACGGCGTCGCCGACGCGGTCGACGCGGAGGTCATCCTCACCGTCGGCACCGACTGCTCGGTCGGCAAGATGACGACGACGATGGAACTGGCGCGGGCGGCTCGTGCGGCCGGTCACGACGCCGCGGTGATCCCGACCGGCCAGACCGGCATCCTCATCGAGGGCTGGGGGACGCCGATCGATCGCGTGGTCAGCGACTTCGCGGCAGGAGCCGTCGAGGAGATGATCCTCGAGAAAGGCGACGACCACGACTACCTGTTCGTCGAGGGGCAGGGCAGCATCGTTCATCCGGCGTACTCGCCGGTCACGTTGGGGATCCTCCACGGCTCGATGGCCGACGAACTCGTCCTCTGTCACGAGGCCGGTCGCGATCTGCTCCACGGCTACGAGTCGTTCGCGCTGCCGTCGATCCCGACCTACGTCGACCTCTACGAGTCCGTCGCCGCGCCGGTCGCGGAGGCCGAAGTCGTCGCCGGCGCGCTCAACACGGCCGGCCTCGAGCGCGACGCGGCCGCCCGCGACGCCGTCGACGACTACGCCGATGCCCTCGGCGCGCCCGCGACCGACGTGCTCCGCTTTGGCACCGACGACCTGCTCGCGGCCCTGCTATGA
- a CDS encoding dipeptide epimerase yields MSLETSFERRSLPLEYPFGIARGTTTETDAVFVRIEDDDGATGVGAAAPSARYGETAATAEAVLPDLLSVVEGVGDPHQLERIERRMRETVRQNPSARAAVSVALHDLVAKRFDVPLYRYWGLDPADTLETSYTIGLDETETMRAKTETALERGFGTLKVKLGTDRDLEIVRTIRSVAPDARLFVDANEAWSPREAVRKIERLVEFDPAFVEQPVSADDPEGLQFVSERSALPIAADESCRTLADVPRVADRCDIVNLKLMKCGGLLEARRIISAARAQGLEVLCGCMTESNASIAAACHLAPLVDYADLDGSLLLADDPADGVPMPDGRINLAGLERPGTGAVLDAA; encoded by the coding sequence ATGAGTCTCGAGACCTCGTTCGAACGGCGCTCGCTCCCGCTCGAGTACCCCTTCGGGATCGCTCGCGGGACGACGACGGAGACCGACGCGGTGTTCGTCCGGATCGAAGACGACGACGGCGCGACGGGAGTCGGTGCCGCCGCGCCGTCGGCGCGCTACGGCGAGACCGCCGCCACGGCCGAGGCCGTTCTGCCCGACCTGCTGTCGGTCGTCGAAGGAGTCGGCGATCCCCACCAACTGGAGCGGATCGAACGCCGCATGCGTGAGACGGTTCGGCAAAATCCGAGCGCCCGCGCTGCGGTGAGCGTCGCCCTGCACGACCTCGTCGCAAAGCGGTTCGACGTGCCGCTCTATCGCTACTGGGGGCTCGATCCCGCGGACACGCTCGAGACCTCCTACACGATCGGTCTAGACGAGACGGAGACGATGCGCGCGAAGACGGAGACGGCCCTCGAGCGCGGCTTCGGGACGCTGAAAGTCAAACTCGGCACCGATCGGGACCTGGAGATCGTCCGGACGATCCGGTCGGTCGCGCCCGACGCGCGGCTGTTCGTCGACGCGAACGAGGCCTGGAGCCCTCGCGAGGCCGTCCGCAAGATCGAGCGACTCGTCGAGTTCGATCCGGCGTTCGTCGAGCAGCCGGTCTCCGCCGACGACCCGGAGGGCCTGCAATTCGTCTCCGAGCGCTCGGCGCTGCCGATCGCCGCCGACGAGTCCTGCCGAACGCTCGCGGACGTCCCGCGGGTCGCAGACCGCTGTGACATCGTGAACCTGAAGCTGATGAAATGCGGTGGGCTGCTCGAGGCCAGGCGGATCATCAGCGCCGCTCGTGCTCAGGGCCTCGAGGTACTGTGTGGCTGTATGACCGAATCGAACGCCTCGATCGCGGCGGCCTGTCACCTCGCGCCGCTGGTCGACTACGCCGACCTCGACGGCTCGCTCTTGCTGGCCGACGACCCCGCCGACGGCGTCCCGATGCCCGACGGTCGGATCAATCTCGCGGGACTCGAGCGGCCCGGGACCGGAGCCGTCCTCGACGCGGCGTGA
- a CDS encoding Vms1/Ankzf1 family peptidyl-tRNA hydrolase produces MLDELLGRASLKERIDDLEEENDRLRERYEAESERRAEAATARQDAEERVNRLEDRIAQLEGELERADEDESGLAVRRRDDLRGARLEAVLDRLNSFRTGPEGALTVGVDDDGLTESTRGDLTDVLGDRTALVDDAAPCLCCVDDAGLIALTLEPPVTPERPATWDDRFALEREWFLPTGDHAVALVRTDLFAVGVYEGDERVDYRGFESDVKGSHSKGGFSQARFERIRDGQIDDHLERCREVLAAYEPGGERAETPLYLVGQRGVVETLVEESELEPAATAAVDATGDPKPALEDAVRSFWTTELRVL; encoded by the coding sequence ATGCTCGACGAGTTGCTCGGCCGCGCATCGCTCAAGGAGCGAATCGACGACCTCGAGGAGGAAAACGACCGGCTGCGCGAGCGCTACGAGGCCGAATCCGAGCGCCGGGCCGAAGCCGCGACCGCGCGACAGGACGCCGAAGAACGGGTCAACCGGCTCGAGGACCGCATCGCCCAGCTCGAGGGCGAACTCGAGCGGGCGGACGAGGACGAGTCCGGGCTCGCCGTTCGCCGTCGCGACGACCTGCGCGGCGCTCGTCTCGAGGCGGTCCTCGACCGCCTCAACTCGTTTCGGACCGGCCCCGAAGGCGCGCTGACGGTCGGCGTCGACGATGACGGGCTGACCGAATCGACTCGCGGGGACCTGACAGACGTGCTCGGCGATCGGACCGCGCTCGTCGACGACGCCGCGCCGTGTCTCTGTTGTGTCGACGACGCCGGGTTGATCGCGCTGACCCTCGAGCCGCCCGTCACCCCCGAGCGCCCGGCGACGTGGGACGACCGCTTCGCCCTCGAGCGCGAGTGGTTCCTGCCGACCGGCGACCACGCCGTCGCGCTGGTCCGAACCGACCTCTTCGCGGTCGGCGTCTACGAAGGCGACGAGCGCGTCGACTACCGCGGCTTCGAGAGCGACGTCAAGGGAAGCCACTCGAAGGGCGGCTTCTCGCAGGCTCGGTTCGAACGGATCCGCGACGGCCAGATCGACGACCACCTCGAGCGCTGCCGGGAGGTCCTCGCCGCGTACGAACCCGGCGGCGAGCGCGCGGAAACCCCACTCTATCTCGTCGGACAGCGCGGCGTCGTCGAGACGCTGGTCGAGGAATCGGAACTCGAGCCGGCCGCGACGGCCGCCGTCGACGCGACGGGCGACCCGAAGCCGGCGCTCGAGGACGCCGTTCGCTCCTTCTGGACGACGGAACTGCGGGTGCTTTGA
- a CDS encoding DUF5802 family protein — MFEVFSQSYYLGRLYVTPTDGDHALMHDEQHERINEEVYATGDGLERLDTPLVMKLESQHFPVHGAADVPTNTLALPESMLDGTEIRNPPSLQEVFLARRERARQLLAFAGGWRDDTGGSPDDGFPNAGT; from the coding sequence ATGTTCGAGGTCTTCTCGCAAAGCTACTATCTCGGACGTCTCTACGTGACCCCGACCGACGGGGACCACGCACTCATGCACGACGAGCAACACGAGCGCATCAACGAGGAAGTGTACGCGACCGGCGACGGTCTCGAGCGCCTCGATACGCCGCTGGTCATGAAACTCGAGTCTCAGCACTTCCCCGTCCACGGCGCGGCGGACGTGCCGACGAACACGCTCGCACTGCCCGAATCGATGCTCGACGGCACAGAGATCAGAAATCCACCGTCGCTCCAGGAGGTGTTCCTCGCCCGGCGCGAGCGGGCGCGACAGTTGCTCGCGTTCGCCGGCGGCTGGCGCGACGACACTGGCGGATCGCCCGACGACGGCTTCCCCAACGCCGGAACCTAG
- a CDS encoding MFS transporter: protein MSDRWLAAWGLGSIAFGGASLLVPLYLVELGASPVQLGLLAATAAGVGAPGAIAFGRLANRVDRRRLLVLATLIGVAISMAAIPFLTSIAAVIVANAALWLFVSSIGPVLTMLVVDDTPESQWSERIGLVNAYQGYGWAGGLVLGTVWPLLGGRLLAAGTVTRSLFWLLAACAGASAVLAARTLPRPVSSAHVTDGRAVRRVGRLLATSSRGVKGATFAFSPTRLYWTTRGIDPRRLAARTDRTLATYFVAGAFFFTGSAAFWAPLPLYLTDLGFDSGRVFACYLASSLGSAACYGLAGRLSSRYDVRHLQSGVLAVRGALFPSIVAVAGAGLAVAFGTVGLLLALLGVTWAGIAVVGTAIVTRLAPPDARGEVLGAYVALGAVGGGLGGVLGGWVATFGYAAAFAVAGGLVLAGAVLVASLESISSGDRTVTTHPETVAERADDDTAMASSTRRE from the coding sequence ATGAGTGATCGGTGGCTCGCCGCCTGGGGGCTCGGCTCGATCGCCTTCGGCGGCGCCTCGCTTTTGGTCCCGCTCTATCTCGTCGAACTCGGCGCGTCGCCGGTTCAACTCGGCCTGTTGGCCGCGACGGCCGCCGGCGTCGGTGCGCCCGGTGCGATCGCGTTCGGCCGGCTGGCGAACCGGGTCGACCGTCGACGGCTGCTCGTGCTCGCGACGCTGATCGGCGTTGCGATCTCGATGGCTGCGATTCCGTTCCTGACCTCGATCGCGGCCGTTATCGTCGCCAACGCGGCGCTGTGGTTGTTCGTCTCCTCGATCGGGCCGGTCCTGACGATGCTCGTCGTCGACGACACGCCGGAATCGCAGTGGAGCGAACGGATCGGACTCGTGAACGCGTACCAGGGCTACGGCTGGGCCGGCGGGCTCGTTCTCGGAACCGTCTGGCCGCTTCTCGGCGGGCGACTGCTCGCTGCCGGGACGGTAACGCGGTCGCTGTTCTGGCTGCTCGCGGCGTGTGCCGGCGCGAGCGCTGTCCTCGCCGCGCGAACACTGCCCCGGCCCGTGTCGTCGGCCCACGTCACCGACGGGCGCGCCGTCAGGCGAGTCGGCCGGCTCCTCGCGACCTCGAGCCGCGGCGTCAAGGGGGCGACGTTCGCCTTCTCGCCGACCCGCCTCTACTGGACGACGCGGGGAATCGATCCGCGACGGCTCGCAGCCCGAACCGACCGCACACTGGCGACGTACTTCGTCGCAGGGGCCTTCTTTTTCACCGGTTCGGCGGCGTTCTGGGCGCCGCTGCCGCTGTACCTCACCGACCTCGGTTTCGACTCGGGTCGAGTGTTCGCGTGCTATCTGGCCTCGAGTCTCGGCTCCGCGGCCTGCTACGGCCTCGCCGGTCGGCTGTCGTCGCGGTACGACGTTCGGCATCTGCAATCCGGCGTGCTGGCCGTTCGCGGGGCCTTGTTTCCCTCGATCGTCGCCGTCGCGGGAGCGGGACTCGCCGTCGCGTTCGGTACGGTCGGCCTCCTCCTGGCGCTCCTCGGGGTCACGTGGGCCGGCATCGCCGTCGTCGGAACGGCGATCGTCACCCGGCTCGCGCCGCCGGACGCCCGCGGCGAGGTACTCGGAGCCTACGTCGCACTGGGCGCGGTCGGCGGCGGGCTCGGTGGCGTCCTCGGCGGCTGGGTGGCGACCTTCGGCTACGCCGCCGCCTTCGCCGTCGCTGGAGGGCTCGTTCTCGCCGGCGCGGTTCTCGTGGCCTCGCTCGAGTCGATTTCGAGCGGCGACCGCACCGTGACGACCCACCCCGAGACGGTCGCCGAGCGCGCGGACGACGACACCGCGATGGCCTCCTCGACCCGCCGCGAGTGA
- a CDS encoding response regulator, translating into MPADSSDAVADAAAGTDPPETTPRHVLIVEDDEELAELLRVWVNDCCGGETTVTVAHSVADGTAALESCSTLDIALLDRRLPDGPGRELLDAVTARFDAITVMITAVAPEHDIITLPLNDYLVKPIDKETLVKQLSLLVRLDAATALEPYTDARKASLLEYHLDRPEENPLFRRFAARWSYDRLEVAAVDDRAVVYELYTGGADTAADDREVHVSVAGALASEIDALLEAGKLEPVGELLPSGDDYAWLEADGDGRIDLEDGAIGIYGFTCETPEQYVADGDGRDDGLAVGMSDRELATVLESEFN; encoded by the coding sequence ATGCCTGCAGACTCATCCGACGCCGTCGCCGATGCGGCCGCCGGGACAGACCCGCCCGAGACGACCCCTCGGCACGTACTGATCGTCGAGGACGACGAAGAACTCGCGGAGCTCCTTCGCGTCTGGGTAAACGACTGCTGCGGGGGCGAGACCACCGTCACCGTCGCGCACTCGGTCGCCGACGGCACGGCGGCGCTCGAGTCGTGCTCGACGCTCGATATCGCGCTGCTCGACCGGCGGCTGCCGGACGGACCGGGCCGCGAACTGCTCGACGCCGTGACCGCCCGGTTCGACGCGATCACCGTGATGATCACCGCCGTCGCCCCCGAACACGACATCATCACGCTCCCGCTCAACGACTATCTGGTCAAGCCGATCGACAAGGAGACGCTCGTCAAGCAACTCTCCCTGCTCGTTCGCCTCGATGCGGCCACCGCCTTGGAGCCCTACACCGACGCCCGCAAGGCCAGCCTGCTCGAGTACCACCTCGATCGGCCCGAGGAGAACCCGCTGTTTCGGCGCTTTGCGGCTCGCTGGTCCTACGACCGTCTCGAGGTCGCCGCGGTCGACGACCGGGCCGTCGTCTACGAACTGTACACCGGTGGCGCGGACACGGCCGCGGACGACCGCGAGGTACACGTCTCGGTCGCGGGCGCGCTGGCGTCGGAGATCGACGCGCTGCTCGAAGCAGGGAAGCTCGAGCCGGTCGGCGAATTGCTGCCGTCGGGCGACGACTACGCCTGGCTCGAAGCCGACGGCGACGGTCGCATCGACCTCGAGGACGGCGCGATCGGCATCTACGGCTTTACCTGTGAGACCCCCGAGCAGTACGTCGCCGACGGTGACGGGCGAGACGACGGCTTGGCGGTCGGGATGAGCGACCGCGAACTGGCGACCGTCCTCGAGTCCGAGTTTAACTGA